The Lycium ferocissimum isolate CSIRO_LF1 chromosome 10, AGI_CSIRO_Lferr_CH_V1, whole genome shotgun sequence genome window below encodes:
- the LOC132032873 gene encoding uncharacterized protein LOC132032873 isoform X2 → MDANQEMALIQLRKSVEKLGSSTEGYGEKTLMRFLIARSMDSEKAAKMFCQWKKWRAEMVPRGYIPDSEVSDELASEKVYLQGLTKKGHAVMLVKVNKHFPSKDQVQFKKFVIHLLDKTIASSFKGREIGNEKLVGILDLQSITYSNVDTRGLITGFQFLQIRIVISEEQKQEFIREVGEDVLPEEYGGRAKLVLLQDVAVNY, encoded by the exons ATGGATGCAAATCAAGAAATGGCATTGATCCAATTGAGGAAATCAGTTGAAAAGCTTGGATCTTCAACTGag ggTTATGGAGAGAAGACACTAATGAGGTTCTTGATTGCAAGATCAATGGACTCAGAAAAAGCTGCGAAGATGTTTTGTCAGTGGAAAAAATGGAGGGCTGAGATGGTTCCACGTGGTTATATACCTGATTCTGAAGTTTCAGATGAATTAGCATCTGAAAAAGTTTATTTACAAGGATTGACCAAAAAAGGGCACGCTGTTATGCTAGTTAAAGTTAACAAGCATTTTCCTTCTAAGGATCAAGTTCAATTCAAGA AATTCGTCATTCATCTACTAGACAAAACAATTGCAAG TTCATTCAAAGGTAGAGAAATAGGAAATGAGAAGCTTGTTGGAATTCTTGATCTCCAGAGTATTACCTATAGCAATGTTGATACTCGTGGATTAATCACTGGTTTTCAGTTTTTACAG ATCAGGATCGTTATAAGTGAAGAACAAAAGCAAGAGTTCATCAGAGAGGTTGGTGAAGACGTCTTACCGGAGGAGTATGGAGGGCGTGCTAAACTTGTACTTTTGCAGGATGTTGCTGTGAATTACTAA
- the LOC132032873 gene encoding SEC14 cytosolic factor isoform X1: MDANQEMALIQLRKSVEKLGSSTEGYGEKTLMRFLIARSMDSEKAAKMFCQWKKWRAEMVPRGYIPDSEVSDELASEKVYLQGLTKKGHAVMLVKVNKHFPSKDQVQFKKFVIHLLDKTIASSFKGREIGNEKLVGILDLQSITYSNVDTRGLITGFQFLQAYYPERLATCYLLNMPQFFVTIWRFICRFLEKATQEKIRIVISEEQKQEFIREVGEDVLPEEYGGRAKLVLLQDVAVNY, translated from the exons ATGGATGCAAATCAAGAAATGGCATTGATCCAATTGAGGAAATCAGTTGAAAAGCTTGGATCTTCAACTGag ggTTATGGAGAGAAGACACTAATGAGGTTCTTGATTGCAAGATCAATGGACTCAGAAAAAGCTGCGAAGATGTTTTGTCAGTGGAAAAAATGGAGGGCTGAGATGGTTCCACGTGGTTATATACCTGATTCTGAAGTTTCAGATGAATTAGCATCTGAAAAAGTTTATTTACAAGGATTGACCAAAAAAGGGCACGCTGTTATGCTAGTTAAAGTTAACAAGCATTTTCCTTCTAAGGATCAAGTTCAATTCAAGA AATTCGTCATTCATCTACTAGACAAAACAATTGCAAG TTCATTCAAAGGTAGAGAAATAGGAAATGAGAAGCTTGTTGGAATTCTTGATCTCCAGAGTATTACCTATAGCAATGTTGATACTCGTGGATTAATCACTGGTTTTCAGTTTTTACAG GCTTACTACCCTGAGCGCTTAGCTACTTGTTACCTTTTAAACATGCCACAGTTCTTTGTCACCATATGGAGATTTATTTGTCGCTTCCTTGAAAAAGCAACTCAAGAGAAG ATCAGGATCGTTATAAGTGAAGAACAAAAGCAAGAGTTCATCAGAGAGGTTGGTGAAGACGTCTTACCGGAGGAGTATGGAGGGCGTGCTAAACTTGTACTTTTGCAGGATGTTGCTGTGAATTACTAA